In the Vogesella sp. XCS3 genome, CAGGAGATACGCCATAGCGCCAACCAGATCATTGCCGGCATCAGCGATATCAGCCACGTGCTGCAAGAGCAAGCCACCGCGGCCAACCATGTTGCATCCAATGTGGAACGGGTTTCGCAGCTTGCCGATAGCTCCAGCGCGCGCATTGGTGTGCTGTTCCAGTCGGCTGAAGTGCTGCACCAGGTAGCCAGCAGCCTGGGTGAGGATATCAGCCACTTCAGACTGGCCGGCCAGTAGCAAACCGCAACAAGCCCGGCGGTCGGCCGGGCAAAAGAAAGCCGCACCCTGTTGATCAGGGGGCGGCTTTTTCATGTCCTGCTGGCTGCGTATGGTTTGCACCGCTAGCGTAAACGTTTCACAGGCTGGCGTTCGGTATCCGAATCAGGCCCGCCGGCAGGGTTGGCCGCGTTACTGTGCGCTGGCCAGCCGCGCGCGGCCCCAGCGGTTGATCCACAGCGACGCCATGATCACTGCGCCGCCCAGCGCCAGGCGGGGCAGGTCGGCGTCGCGGTTCCAGATCAGCACGTTTACCAGCAGGCCCGCCGGCACGTGCAGCTCGTTCATGATGGCCAGCGTACCGGCGCTGACCTGCGTGCTGCCTTTTACCCACCAGTACATGCCCAGCGCCGTGGCAAACACCCCCATGTAAACCAGCACTCCCCACTGCAGCGCCGTATGCGGCAGGCGTTGCATATCGCCAAACAGCAGGAAAGACGGCAATGCCAGCAGCAGCGCACCCAGAAAGAAATGGCCAAAGTAGTGGTGCAACGGCTGGCTTACCGGGTACTGCTGCAGCAAGCGGCGGCACAGCACCTGGCCTGCGGCAAAGGTAAAGTTGGCCAGCTGCAGCAGCAGGAAGCCGGTCAGGTATTCCCCGGTAAGCGGCTGAAAGCGGATGATCACCCCGCCACCCACCGCCACCGTGGCGGCCAGCAGCGCCCAGGGGTTAAAGCGGCGCGCCAGTGCATCGTCAAACAGCGTGACATACAGCGGTGTCAGCACGGTAAACAGCAGCACCTCCGGCACGGTTAGCACATGAAAGCTGCGATACAGGCACAGGTAAGTCACGCCAAACTGCAACGCGCCGGCCAGCCAGAAACCACCCAGCAGGCGTGCAGGCAGGCCGCGCCACACGGTAAAGGGCAAAAACAGCGCAGCGGCGATCAGCACCCGCAGCAGCACGGCAAAATCACTGTCCACCTGCCCGGCCAGGTACTGGCCGATCAGGCTAAAAGAAAATGCCCACAGGGCGGTAACAATCAATAGATAAGGCATGGCAACTCGCAACAAGAGCGGGGGTGGATGATAGGCCGCTGCCGCGCTGCAGGCTAGTGCCCTGCGGCCAACCTAGCCTTTTACCTCGCCGTGCCTGATGGTTTTTCTTTTAATGCAAATTGCATCGATTATACTGATGACTTAGTGGGTTCAATCAAAAGAGGCGGCAATGCTAAACCTGATGTCATCGAATTTTGCCTTGGGTCTACGCCCGTCGCGTAGCCAGGACCAGCCCTTTATCCAGCAAGTATTCAGCAGCGCCCGGCCGGATTTGCAGTATATCGATGGGGAAGCCGACCTGATCGAGTCTGTTATCCAGCTGCAGCAAGAAGTATTGCTGCGAGGGGCCGAGCAAGCGCACCCCGGAGCCATGCATTTCATCATCGAACAGGATGGCCAGCCCATTGGGGTAACCTTGGTCGATTTTGGTGAGCAGGCCGTGCACATCATCTTTTTGGCGATGTTGCCGGCGCTGCGTGGCATGGGCTATGGCAAACAGGTTTTGCAGCATCTGCAACAGGCTGCCTGGCAGGTGCGCGCCCCGCTCACCGTGGTGGTATGGAAAAGCAATCTGGCGGCTCGCCAGCTGTATTTGTCGCTGGGCTTTATGGTGGCAGAGCAGGGCGAAATGGCCGACAAGCTGGTATGGCACCCGCAGCAAGACCCGGCACAGCAGCGGGCAGCTGCCCTGCTACCAGCCTGAACGCGGGCCCGCTGTTGGTAGCGGGCCAGGCAGACAACACCCTACCTATCTGAACCAAGGCAGGCTAATTGAATGGCAGCTGAAAGTAAGCCCAGGCTGGGTCGCGCCCGGCTGCTGCCACGCGGCCAACCCAGACCTCATCCAGCGTAATCTCGGGGCCACCAACCGCGGCCGGCAGCCGCAACTGGCCTTGCAGGTCACCCATGGGGGCTGGCTCCGGCATGGCCAGCTCCACCACAAACGGGCTGCGCGCGCTGCCTGGCAGCTGGGCCAGAGGGCGCAGGCGAATTGCCTGGATATGCAGGGTGATCCCTGCAGCAAACTGCTCGTTGCACATCAGGCAAGGCTGCCCGAGCAAGGGCATGAAATCCTCGGCTTGAATGTTCGCCAACATAGTCATCTTTCCATAGAAAATGCCCCGGCAGGGCACCGCACGGGGCTGGGGGCAGGTTACGGGCGTACCGGATACAGGCCGTTAATGGCGATACAGAAGTTCAGCGCCAGGAACGGGTTCAGTACCGACACCGGCGCGTTGCCACCTGTCAGGTCGGTATTGCCCGTAGCCGACAGGCCCTTCACCGATACCGGGTTATTCAGTGCAGTACTCCAGACCGTGGCCAAGCCGGTGCCGGCGCCGGATGCTCCCAGATAAGGGTTGCTGGCGCTTGGAGCAGCGGCGGGCGTGGCAGGGGTAGGTGTGCCTGCTGCATGAAATGTTACCGCCATGGATGTCGCCGTGTGCGAGTGCGCAGGCAGGTTGGCCACGCTCAGCGCCACATTCTGGGTGCCGCCAAACTGGCCGGGGTTGTAGGCTGGCAGGTTATAAGCAGGCTGCGCCGGGCCGGTACCGATAGGCATGCGGCCAGTCAAATTGGGCAGCTTGAAGTTCTGTGATGCCGTACCGCCATACAGGGTGCCCAGCAGTGAGTACAGCGCCTCATATTGGCTCACCTGATAGGTTTGACCTTGGCAGAGAGCCCAGTCTTGCGGGGCATAGTTAAAACCATAGATGGTGATGGTTCCCATATAGGCATCCATTTGCGCTCCTTTTTCAATGGCCGGTATAAACATGTTAGCCAGCACGGAATGTGATTGGCATAAGTCGTTGTAGGCTATTCCGGCTGCATTTCAATGCAAAAAATGCATTTTGCAATTTAATATCAATAAAATTTAATTGAAATAGAGCGGTCGCGTGTCCTGCAGGCTATGGCGGGTAGAACATGCCGGCTAGTCTGGCCATGAAAAGCCGCACTGCCCGCACTCGGCGTTATGGATGAAGGTGCCGGCCATGGCGCATCGATTGGCCGTAGAGGAGTGCAGAAATGGCTGGGTCATTACGCACTTGGCTGCCGTGCATACGGTACAAGCCAAAAAAAAGCCCTCCGCAAGGGAGGGCTGTGTGGGTACCGGCCAGCGGCAATCAGTGCTGGTGGCCGTGTTCGCCGTGTACGTGCTGGTGGGCAATTTCTTCGGCGGTGGCCGCGCGCACGTCTACCACCTTGATGGCGAAGCGCAAGGTTTTGCCGCACAGCGGGTGGTTACCGTCCAGCAGCACGGTAGGGCCTTTGATCTTGGTCACAAAATAGTAGCGCGGCTCGCCGTCCGGGCCGGTGCGCTGGATCTGGCCGCCTACTTTCACGCCTGGCGGAAAGTCCACTTTGGCCATGGTGGTGACCAGTGCTTCGTCACGCTCGCCAAATGCATCAGCCGGGCTCAGTTCCAGCGTGGTCTGGTAGCCGGCCTCCTGGCCTTCCAGCGCTGCTTCCAGCTTGGCGAACAGGTTGTCGTAATCGCCGTGCAGGTAAGAAACCGGCTTTTTGCCGTCGTCGTAGATATTGCCCTGGCTATCGGTAACTTTCATGCGCAGGGTAACGGCGGTGTCTTTAGTAATGTTCATGGCAGGTGAGGGCAGAAAAAAAATGAGGGAGAAGGGTGGCAGCTAGCCGTGGGCGTGTCAACTGCCGGCCAGGCGCCGGGCAGCATCAGCGCTTTAGCTGCCCCATGTGGCAATGACGGCAAGGCCGGTGCTGCGCGTCGCCCGTGCTAGATAGGCACGGGCGGCTCCGTATATTCAGGTGCGAAAATGGCCGATCAGTTGTTGCAGGGTACTCGCCGTATGGTGCACACCCTTGGCGCCACGATGAGCTTCGTCCGAGCTATGTACGTTATGCTTGCTGGTTTCGGCAATCTGTTCGATAACCTGAACCAGATGGTTACTGTGTTCGCGCTGGGTCTGAATGCTATCGCTCAGCTCTATCAGCGCTGACAAGGCTGAGTGTGAGCAGTCATTCAAATCGCGCAGCGGCGATTTCAAAGAAACAATATGCTCAACCCCCAGGCTAACCTG is a window encoding:
- a CDS encoding carboxylate/amino acid/amine transporter, which codes for MPYLLIVTALWAFSFSLIGQYLAGQVDSDFAVLLRVLIAAALFLPFTVWRGLPARLLGGFWLAGALQFGVTYLCLYRSFHVLTVPEVLLFTVLTPLYVTLFDDALARRFNPWALLAATVAVGGGVIIRFQPLTGEYLTGFLLLQLANFTFAAGQVLCRRLLQQYPVSQPLHHYFGHFFLGALLLALPSFLLFGDMQRLPHTALQWGVLVYMGVFATALGMYWWVKGSTQVSAGTLAIMNELHVPAGLLVNVLIWNRDADLPRLALGGAVIMASLWINRWGRARLASAQ
- a CDS encoding phage tail protein produces the protein MDAYMGTITIYGFNYAPQDWALCQGQTYQVSQYEALYSLLGTLYGGTASQNFKLPNLTGRMPIGTGPAQPAYNLPAYNPGQFGGTQNVALSVANLPAHSHTATSMAVTFHAAGTPTPATPAAAPSASNPYLGASGAGTGLATVWSTALNNPVSVKGLSATGNTDLTGGNAPVSVLNPFLALNFCIAINGLYPVRP
- a CDS encoding peptidylprolyl isomerase is translated as MNITKDTAVTLRMKVTDSQGNIYDDGKKPVSYLHGDYDNLFAKLEAALEGQEAGYQTTLELSPADAFGERDEALVTTMAKVDFPPGVKVGGQIQRTGPDGEPRYYFVTKIKGPTVLLDGNHPLCGKTLRFAIKVVDVRAATAEEIAHQHVHGEHGHQH
- a CDS encoding GNAT family N-acetyltransferase encodes the protein MSSNFALGLRPSRSQDQPFIQQVFSSARPDLQYIDGEADLIESVIQLQQEVLLRGAEQAHPGAMHFIIEQDGQPIGVTLVDFGEQAVHIIFLAMLPALRGMGYGKQVLQHLQQAAWQVRAPLTVVVWKSNLAARQLYLSLGFMVAEQGEMADKLVWHPQQDPAQQRAAALLPA